Proteins encoded within one genomic window of Camelina sativa cultivar DH55 chromosome 19, Cs, whole genome shotgun sequence:
- the LOC104764945 gene encoding amino acid transporter ANT1 has translation MAIKDLTAANGDPSLPLIKSTTGGDRTSALQTLGNIIVSIVGTGVLGLPYAFRIAGWFAGSIGVTIVGFATYYCMLLLIQCRDKLESEEGGEEEESKTYGDLGFKCMGTKGRYLTEFLIFTAQCGGSVAYLVFIGRNLSSIFTSYGLSMVSFILILVPVEVGLSWITSLSALSPFSIFADICNIIAMCFVVKENVEMVVEGDFSFSDRTAISSTIGGLPFAGGVAVFCFEGFAMTLALESSMKDREAFPKLLAKVLAGITFVYVLFGFCGYMAYGDQTKDIITLNLPNNWSAIAVQIGLCVGLTFTFPIMVHPLNEIIEQKLKRIDCLQRKHHHGYSNETGSVSKYAIFMTRTLLVVGLAAIASLVPGFGTFASLVGSTLCALISFVLPASYHLTLLGPSLNVWDKSVDVFIVICGLLFAVYGTYNTVVGV, from the exons ATGGCGATCAAAGACCTGACGGCGGCGAACGGTGATCCATCTCTTCCTCTGATAAAATCTACAACCGGCGGCGACAGAACCTCTGCTCTTCAAACGCTCGGAAATATTATCGTCTCCATCGTCGGTACAGGTGTCCTTGGCCTCCCTTACGCATTTCGCATCGCCGGTTGGTTCGCCGGATCTATCGGCGTCACTATCGTCGGATTCGCCACCTATTACTGCATGCTCCTCCTC ATTCAGTGCAGAGACAAGCTAGAATcggaagaaggaggagaagaagaagaatcgaaaaCATATGGTGATTTAGGTTTCAAATGTATGGGAACAAAAGGTCGATACTTAACCGAGTTCCTCATTTTCACCGCTCAATGTGGTGGATCAGTAGCGTATCTAGTCTTCATAGGTCGAAACTTGTCTTCTATATTCACTTCGTATGGGTTAAGTATGGTTTCTTTCATCTTGATCCTGGTTCCAGTCGAAGTTGGATTGTCCTGGATCACTTCTTTATCGGCTCTCTCTCCTTTCAGTATATTTGCTGATATATGCAACATCATAGCGATGTGTTTCGTTGTGAAGGAGAACGTGGAGATGGTGGTTGAAGGAGACTTCTCGTTTAGTGACAGAACCGCTATTTCGTCTACCATTGGTGGTTTACCTTTTGCTGGAGGAGTTGCCGTGTTCTGTTTTGAAGGTTTTGCAATGACTTTGGCTTTAGAAAGTTCTATGAAGGACAGAGAAGCTTTTCCTAAGTTGTTAGCTAAAGTGCTTGCTGGGATTACGTTTGTCTATGTGTTGTTCGGTTTTTGTGGTTATATGGCTTATGGTGATCAAACAAAGGATATCATCACACTTAACCTCCCTAATAATTGGTCTGCCATTGCTGTCCAG ATTGGGTTATGTGTGGGATTGACGTTTACATTTCCGATCATGGTACATCCGCTTAACGAGATCATAGAGCAGAAACTGAAGAGGATAGATTGCCTTCAACGGAAGCATCATCATGGTTACAGCAACGAAACAGGTTCAGTCTCAAAATATGCAATTTTTATGACGAGGACACTTTTGGTGGTAGGACTTGCAGCAATCGCGAGTTTAGTCCCAGGATTTGGTACATTTGCATCTCTTGTTGGAAGTACTTTGTGTGCACTCATATCGTTTGTGTTGCCGGCTTCTTATCACCTCACGCTGCTCGGTCCTTCACTAAATGTATGGGACAAATCCGTCGATGTATTCATCGTGATTTGCGGATTGCTCTTTGCTGTTTATGGTACGTACAACACAGTCGTCGGAGTGTGA
- the LOC104764947 gene encoding ubiquitin carboxyl-terminal hydrolase 13 isoform X1, with protein sequence MTMMTPPPLDQQEDEEMLVPNPDLVEGPQPMEVAQTETAATTVENPPAEDPPSLKFTWTVPMFTRLNTRKQYSEVFVVGGYKWRILIFPKGNNVDHLSMYLDVADAPNLPYGWSRYSQFSLAVVNQVHSRYSIRKETQHQFNARESDWGFTSFMPLSELYDPTRGYLVNDTVLIEAEVAVRKVLDYWSYDSKKETGFVGLKNQGATCYMNSLLQTLYHIPYFRKAVYHMPTTENDAPTASIPLALQSLFYKLQYNDTSVATKELTKSFGWDTYDSFMQHDVQELNRVLCEKLEDKMKGTVVEGTIQKLFEGHHMNYIECINVDYKSTRKESFYDLQLDVKGCKDVYASFDKYVEVERLEGDNKYHAEGHDLQDAEKGVLFIDFPPVLQLQLKRFEYDFMRDTMVKINDRYEFPLQLDLDRENGKYLSPDADKSVRNLYTLHSVLVHSGGVHGGHYYAFIRPTLSDQWYKFDDERVTKEDVKRALEEQYGGEEELPQNNPGFNNPPFKFTKYSNAYMLVYIRESDKDKIICNVDEKDIAEHLRVRLKKEQEEKEDKRKYKAQAHLFTTIKVARDDDIAEQIGKNIYFDLVDHEKVRSFRIQKQTPFQQFKEEVAKEFGVPVQQQRFWIWAKRQNHTYRPNRPLLPNEELQTVGQIREASNKANNAELKLFLEIERGPDDRPISPPEKSSEDILLFFKLYDPVNAVLRYVGRLMVKSSSKPMDIVGQLNKMAGFAPDEEIELFEEIKFEPCVMCEHLDKKTSFRLCQIEDGDIICYQKPLRIQESECLYPDVPSFLEYVQNRELVRFRTLEKPKEDEFILELSKLHTYDDVVERVAEKLGLDDASKLRLTSHNCYSQQPKPQPIKYRGVDHLSDMLVHYNQTSDILYYEVLDIPLPELQGLKTLKVAFHSATKDEVVIHNIRLPKQSTVGDVINELKTKVELSHQDAELRLLEVFFHKIYKIFPSTERIENINDQYWTLRAEEIPDEEKNIGPNDRLIHVYHFSKEPGQNQQVQNFGEPFFLVIHEGETLEEVKTRIQKKLHVPDEDFAKWKFASFSMGRPDYLQDTDVVYNRFQRRDVYGAWEQYLGLEHIDNAPKRAYAANQNRHAYEKPVKIYN encoded by the exons ATGACTATGATGACTCCGCCGCCGCTTGAT CAGCAGGAAGACGAGGAAATGCTTGTACCGAATCCGGATTTGGTCGAGGGACCTCAGCCTATGGAAG TTGCCCAAACTGAGACTGCTGCTACCACTGTGGAGAATCCGCCAGCCGAGGATCCTCCAAGTCTGAAATTCACGTGGACCGTCCCTATGTTCACTAGGCTCAATACCAGGAAGCAGTACTCTGAAGTATTTGTTGTTGGAGGTTATAAATG GCGTATATTGATTTTTCCCAAAGGAAACAATGTCGACCATTTGTCCATGTACTTGGATGTTGCTGACGCGCCTAATTTGCCGTACGGGTGGAGCAGATATTCACAGTTCAGTCTGGCTGTAGTGAATCAAGTTCACAGCAGATATTCCATCAGAAAAG AGACGCAACATCAATTCAACGCAAGAGAAAGCGATTGGGGGTTTACATCATTCATGCCTCTCAGCGAGCTCTATGATCCCACTCGAGGATATTTAGTGAATGACACTGTTCTGATTGAAGCTGAAGTTGCTGTGCGTAAAGTTCTTGATTACTGGTCATATGACTCAAAAAAAGAGACTGGTTTTGTTGGACTTAAAAACCAAGGTGCTACCTGTTACATGAATTCTCTCCTGCAGACGTTATACCACATACCTTACTTCAGAAAG GCTGTGTATCACATGCCAACGACTGAAAATGATGCACCGACCGCTAGTATCCCATTGGCGCTCCAAAGTTTGTTTTACAAGCTTCAGTATAATGACACCAGTGTAGCGACAAAGGAGCTGACAAAGTCGTTTGGTTGGGATACATATGATTCTTTCATGCAGCATGATGTTCAGGAACTCAACCGAGTTCTATGTGAAAAGCTCGAGGACAAGATGAAG GGAACTGTTGTGGAGGGAACAATACAAAAGCTATTTGAGGGTCACCACATGAATTACATTGAGTGCATTAATGTAGATTACAAATCTACTCGAAAAGAATCATTCTATG ACCTCCAGCTTGATGTTAAGGGCTGCAAAGATGTATATGCTTCTTTTGACAAGTATGTTGAAGTTGAACGCCTTGAAGGAGACAACAAATACCATGCAGAAGGACATGATTTGCAG gaTGCAGAAAAAGGTGTTCTATTCATAGACTTTCCACCAGTTCTTCAACTTCAGCTCAAGAGGTTTGAATACGATTTTATGCGGGACACAATGGTGAAG ATCAATGATCGGTATGAGTTTCCTCTTCAACTGGATCTCGATAGAGAGAATGGAAAATATTTATCCCCTGATGCAGACAAGAGTGTCCGCAATCTCTACACCCTCCACAG TGTCTTGGTTCATAGTGGAGGAGTGCATGGAGGGCATTATTATGCTTTTATTAGGCCAACACTTTCTGATCAGTG GTATAAATTTGATGATGAACGGGTAACGAAGGAAGATGTGAAAAGGGCACTGGAAGAGCAATatggtggtgaagaagag TTACCGCAGAATAATCCTGGTTTCAATAATCCACCTTTCAAATTCACAAAATACTCGAATGCGTACATGCTTGTTTATATTCGGGAAAGTGACAAGGATAAAATAATCTGCAACGTTGATGAAAAAGACATTGCGGAACATTTGCGG GTGAGGctgaaaaaagaacaagaagaaaaggaagataaaagaaaatacaagGCTCAAGCTCACCTTTTCACGACAATCAAG GTCGCAAGAGATGATGACATTGCTGAGCAAATTGGaaagaatatttattttgatcttgtTGATCATGAAAAAGTTCGGAGTTTTAGAATCCAGAAACAAACCCCCTTTCAACAGTTTAAG GAAGAGGTAGCCAAAGAGTTTGGTGTCCCGGTTCAACAACAGCGGTTCTGGATCTGGGCAAAGCGTCAAAACCATACTTATCGTCCCAATCGTCCCCTGTTACCTAATGAAGAATTACAGACG GTTGGACAAATAAGAGAGGCATCTAACAAGGCAAACAATGCTGAACTGAAGCTGTTTTTGGAAATAGAGCGCGGACCG GATGACCGTCCTATTTCTCCCCCAGAAAAATCATCTGAagatattcttcttttctttaagcTCTATGACCCTGTGAACGCAGTACTAAG ATATGTTGGCAGGCTCATGGTGAAAAGTTCCAGTAAGCCCATGGATATAGTAGGGCAACTGAATAAAATGGCTGGCTTTGCCCCTGATGAGGAAATAGAACTTTTTGAG GAAATAAAGTTTGAACCTTGTGTAATGTGCGAACATCTAGATAAGAAGACTTCTTTCAGACTGTGCCAA ATTGAAGATGGAGATATCATTTGCTATCAGAAACCTCTTCGTATCCAGGAGAGTGAATGTCTATACCCAGATGTGCCATCATTTTTGGAGTATGTACAGAATCGAGAG CTGGTGCGTTTTCGTACACTGGAAAAACCGAAAGAAGACGAGTTTATTCTGGAGTT GTCAAAGCTGCACACTTATGATGATGTTGTCGAAAGAGTGGCTGAGAAGCTTGGCCTTGATGATGCATCGAAACTTAGGCTTACATCTCACAATTGCTACTCCCAGCAACCCAAGCCTCAGCCAATCAAATACCGTGGAGTAGATCATCTTTCAGATATGTTAGTTCACTATAATCAG acGTCTGACATTTTGTATTATGAAGTTCTGGACATTCCTCTTCCAGAATTGCAAGGTCTTAAGACTTTAAAAGTTGCTTTCCATAGCGCCACAAAGGATGAA GTGGTAATTCACAATATCAGACTACCTAAGCAGAGTACTGTTGGAGATGTTATTAATGAACTTAAAACAAAG GTGGAACTTTCGCATCAAGATGCAGAACTGAGGTTACTTGAGGTCTTTTTCCACAAGATCTACAAG ATCTTTCCATCTACTGAAAGAATTGAGAACATCAATGACCAGTACTGGACTCTACGGGCAGAGGAG ATACCTGACGAAGAGAAGAATATTGGTCCCAATGATCGGTTAATCCATGTATATCATTTTTCTAAAGAGCCCGGACAAAATCAG CAAGTACAAAATTTCGGCGAGCCCTTCTTTTTGGTAATCCATGAAGGTGAAACTTTAGAAGAAGTGAAGACCCGTATCCAAAAGAAACTTCATGTCCCTGATGAGGACTTTGCCAAG TGGAAGTTTGCATCTTTTTCGATGGGACGACCCGATTACTTGCAGGACACAGATGTCGTTTATAATCGCTTTCag AGAAGAGATGTGTACGGTGCGTGGGAGCAGTATCTTGGGTTGGAGCACATTGATAATGCTCCTAAAAGGGCTTATGCTGCAAATCAG AACCGACACGCATATGAGAAGCCggtgaaaatatacaattag
- the LOC104764947 gene encoding ubiquitin carboxyl-terminal hydrolase 13 isoform X2, with the protein MTMMTPPPLDQEDEEMLVPNPDLVEGPQPMEVAQTETAATTVENPPAEDPPSLKFTWTVPMFTRLNTRKQYSEVFVVGGYKWRILIFPKGNNVDHLSMYLDVADAPNLPYGWSRYSQFSLAVVNQVHSRYSIRKETQHQFNARESDWGFTSFMPLSELYDPTRGYLVNDTVLIEAEVAVRKVLDYWSYDSKKETGFVGLKNQGATCYMNSLLQTLYHIPYFRKAVYHMPTTENDAPTASIPLALQSLFYKLQYNDTSVATKELTKSFGWDTYDSFMQHDVQELNRVLCEKLEDKMKGTVVEGTIQKLFEGHHMNYIECINVDYKSTRKESFYDLQLDVKGCKDVYASFDKYVEVERLEGDNKYHAEGHDLQDAEKGVLFIDFPPVLQLQLKRFEYDFMRDTMVKINDRYEFPLQLDLDRENGKYLSPDADKSVRNLYTLHSVLVHSGGVHGGHYYAFIRPTLSDQWYKFDDERVTKEDVKRALEEQYGGEEELPQNNPGFNNPPFKFTKYSNAYMLVYIRESDKDKIICNVDEKDIAEHLRVRLKKEQEEKEDKRKYKAQAHLFTTIKVARDDDIAEQIGKNIYFDLVDHEKVRSFRIQKQTPFQQFKEEVAKEFGVPVQQQRFWIWAKRQNHTYRPNRPLLPNEELQTVGQIREASNKANNAELKLFLEIERGPDDRPISPPEKSSEDILLFFKLYDPVNAVLRYVGRLMVKSSSKPMDIVGQLNKMAGFAPDEEIELFEEIKFEPCVMCEHLDKKTSFRLCQIEDGDIICYQKPLRIQESECLYPDVPSFLEYVQNRELVRFRTLEKPKEDEFILELSKLHTYDDVVERVAEKLGLDDASKLRLTSHNCYSQQPKPQPIKYRGVDHLSDMLVHYNQTSDILYYEVLDIPLPELQGLKTLKVAFHSATKDEVVIHNIRLPKQSTVGDVINELKTKVELSHQDAELRLLEVFFHKIYKIFPSTERIENINDQYWTLRAEEIPDEEKNIGPNDRLIHVYHFSKEPGQNQQVQNFGEPFFLVIHEGETLEEVKTRIQKKLHVPDEDFAKWKFASFSMGRPDYLQDTDVVYNRFQRRDVYGAWEQYLGLEHIDNAPKRAYAANQNRHAYEKPVKIYN; encoded by the exons ATGACTATGATGACTCCGCCGCCGCTTGAT CAGGAAGACGAGGAAATGCTTGTACCGAATCCGGATTTGGTCGAGGGACCTCAGCCTATGGAAG TTGCCCAAACTGAGACTGCTGCTACCACTGTGGAGAATCCGCCAGCCGAGGATCCTCCAAGTCTGAAATTCACGTGGACCGTCCCTATGTTCACTAGGCTCAATACCAGGAAGCAGTACTCTGAAGTATTTGTTGTTGGAGGTTATAAATG GCGTATATTGATTTTTCCCAAAGGAAACAATGTCGACCATTTGTCCATGTACTTGGATGTTGCTGACGCGCCTAATTTGCCGTACGGGTGGAGCAGATATTCACAGTTCAGTCTGGCTGTAGTGAATCAAGTTCACAGCAGATATTCCATCAGAAAAG AGACGCAACATCAATTCAACGCAAGAGAAAGCGATTGGGGGTTTACATCATTCATGCCTCTCAGCGAGCTCTATGATCCCACTCGAGGATATTTAGTGAATGACACTGTTCTGATTGAAGCTGAAGTTGCTGTGCGTAAAGTTCTTGATTACTGGTCATATGACTCAAAAAAAGAGACTGGTTTTGTTGGACTTAAAAACCAAGGTGCTACCTGTTACATGAATTCTCTCCTGCAGACGTTATACCACATACCTTACTTCAGAAAG GCTGTGTATCACATGCCAACGACTGAAAATGATGCACCGACCGCTAGTATCCCATTGGCGCTCCAAAGTTTGTTTTACAAGCTTCAGTATAATGACACCAGTGTAGCGACAAAGGAGCTGACAAAGTCGTTTGGTTGGGATACATATGATTCTTTCATGCAGCATGATGTTCAGGAACTCAACCGAGTTCTATGTGAAAAGCTCGAGGACAAGATGAAG GGAACTGTTGTGGAGGGAACAATACAAAAGCTATTTGAGGGTCACCACATGAATTACATTGAGTGCATTAATGTAGATTACAAATCTACTCGAAAAGAATCATTCTATG ACCTCCAGCTTGATGTTAAGGGCTGCAAAGATGTATATGCTTCTTTTGACAAGTATGTTGAAGTTGAACGCCTTGAAGGAGACAACAAATACCATGCAGAAGGACATGATTTGCAG gaTGCAGAAAAAGGTGTTCTATTCATAGACTTTCCACCAGTTCTTCAACTTCAGCTCAAGAGGTTTGAATACGATTTTATGCGGGACACAATGGTGAAG ATCAATGATCGGTATGAGTTTCCTCTTCAACTGGATCTCGATAGAGAGAATGGAAAATATTTATCCCCTGATGCAGACAAGAGTGTCCGCAATCTCTACACCCTCCACAG TGTCTTGGTTCATAGTGGAGGAGTGCATGGAGGGCATTATTATGCTTTTATTAGGCCAACACTTTCTGATCAGTG GTATAAATTTGATGATGAACGGGTAACGAAGGAAGATGTGAAAAGGGCACTGGAAGAGCAATatggtggtgaagaagag TTACCGCAGAATAATCCTGGTTTCAATAATCCACCTTTCAAATTCACAAAATACTCGAATGCGTACATGCTTGTTTATATTCGGGAAAGTGACAAGGATAAAATAATCTGCAACGTTGATGAAAAAGACATTGCGGAACATTTGCGG GTGAGGctgaaaaaagaacaagaagaaaaggaagataaaagaaaatacaagGCTCAAGCTCACCTTTTCACGACAATCAAG GTCGCAAGAGATGATGACATTGCTGAGCAAATTGGaaagaatatttattttgatcttgtTGATCATGAAAAAGTTCGGAGTTTTAGAATCCAGAAACAAACCCCCTTTCAACAGTTTAAG GAAGAGGTAGCCAAAGAGTTTGGTGTCCCGGTTCAACAACAGCGGTTCTGGATCTGGGCAAAGCGTCAAAACCATACTTATCGTCCCAATCGTCCCCTGTTACCTAATGAAGAATTACAGACG GTTGGACAAATAAGAGAGGCATCTAACAAGGCAAACAATGCTGAACTGAAGCTGTTTTTGGAAATAGAGCGCGGACCG GATGACCGTCCTATTTCTCCCCCAGAAAAATCATCTGAagatattcttcttttctttaagcTCTATGACCCTGTGAACGCAGTACTAAG ATATGTTGGCAGGCTCATGGTGAAAAGTTCCAGTAAGCCCATGGATATAGTAGGGCAACTGAATAAAATGGCTGGCTTTGCCCCTGATGAGGAAATAGAACTTTTTGAG GAAATAAAGTTTGAACCTTGTGTAATGTGCGAACATCTAGATAAGAAGACTTCTTTCAGACTGTGCCAA ATTGAAGATGGAGATATCATTTGCTATCAGAAACCTCTTCGTATCCAGGAGAGTGAATGTCTATACCCAGATGTGCCATCATTTTTGGAGTATGTACAGAATCGAGAG CTGGTGCGTTTTCGTACACTGGAAAAACCGAAAGAAGACGAGTTTATTCTGGAGTT GTCAAAGCTGCACACTTATGATGATGTTGTCGAAAGAGTGGCTGAGAAGCTTGGCCTTGATGATGCATCGAAACTTAGGCTTACATCTCACAATTGCTACTCCCAGCAACCCAAGCCTCAGCCAATCAAATACCGTGGAGTAGATCATCTTTCAGATATGTTAGTTCACTATAATCAG acGTCTGACATTTTGTATTATGAAGTTCTGGACATTCCTCTTCCAGAATTGCAAGGTCTTAAGACTTTAAAAGTTGCTTTCCATAGCGCCACAAAGGATGAA GTGGTAATTCACAATATCAGACTACCTAAGCAGAGTACTGTTGGAGATGTTATTAATGAACTTAAAACAAAG GTGGAACTTTCGCATCAAGATGCAGAACTGAGGTTACTTGAGGTCTTTTTCCACAAGATCTACAAG ATCTTTCCATCTACTGAAAGAATTGAGAACATCAATGACCAGTACTGGACTCTACGGGCAGAGGAG ATACCTGACGAAGAGAAGAATATTGGTCCCAATGATCGGTTAATCCATGTATATCATTTTTCTAAAGAGCCCGGACAAAATCAG CAAGTACAAAATTTCGGCGAGCCCTTCTTTTTGGTAATCCATGAAGGTGAAACTTTAGAAGAAGTGAAGACCCGTATCCAAAAGAAACTTCATGTCCCTGATGAGGACTTTGCCAAG TGGAAGTTTGCATCTTTTTCGATGGGACGACCCGATTACTTGCAGGACACAGATGTCGTTTATAATCGCTTTCag AGAAGAGATGTGTACGGTGCGTGGGAGCAGTATCTTGGGTTGGAGCACATTGATAATGCTCCTAAAAGGGCTTATGCTGCAAATCAG AACCGACACGCATATGAGAAGCCggtgaaaatatacaattag